Proteins encoded in a region of the Ornithodoros turicata isolate Travis chromosome 3, ASM3712646v1, whole genome shotgun sequence genome:
- the LOC135388300 gene encoding uncharacterized protein LOC135388300 isoform X1 translates to MKAVLVILDLLILCALHDCASGSYGPCTDIEGWPYELPPAKHGKDSDGCARTRHKDHHGAPEKNAQGQYVIKAYLKRCSYTCEMPYLPRSERTQTRNEPDGRPCANGPYKKKHKERGSSYVYGHCQDGNCY, encoded by the exons TATGCGCCCTCCACGACTGCGCATCGGGCTCCTATGGACCATGCACGGACATTGAGGGCTGGCCATACGAGCTACCACCAGCCAAGCATGGCAAAGATAGTGATGGCTGTGCAAGAACTAGACATAAGGATCACCATGGTGCACCAGAGAAGAATGCTCAA GGGCAATATGTAATCAAAGCCTATCTGAAGCGCTGCAGCTACACGTGTGAAATGCCTTATCTTCCAAGATCAGAGAGGACCCAAACACGGAATGAACCCGATGGGAGGCCCTGCGCG AACGGGCCTTACAAGAAGAAACACAAGGAACGTGGAAGCTCTTATGTCTACGGACACTGTCAAGACGGGAATTGTTATTGA